In one Drosophila pseudoobscura strain MV-25-SWS-2005 chromosome X, UCI_Dpse_MV25, whole genome shotgun sequence genomic region, the following are encoded:
- the LOC6901572 gene encoding uncharacterized protein, which yields MPSMGKSFVCISFILLLGATIHFQDYWHPYCSKPFVNIGGRCYFFSSNKVPTYEYYKVTFKTRVLSVPVVMGWLHANLGCEAIDDKSRLVTVRTVEEMKQIAYYLKYKAHAATHAVFWCGGHRGRLSNPDDIDHKTLYDFYWHNDALPMNYTNFVKKEPPKTRFGDGYCVYMEFTGTELVMGVEKCDKKLAFVCEWDPNLPTPPNPFAPKRDTTL from the exons ATGCCGTCTATGGGGAAATCGTTTGTGTGCATATCATTCATCCTGCTCCTGGGTGCCACCATCCACTTTCAGGACTACTGGCACC CTTACTGCTCGAAGCCCTTTGTGAACATCGGTGGACGGTGCTATTTCTTCTCCTCCAACAAGGTC CCCACTTACGAGTACTACAAGGTCACCTTCAAGACTCGGGTTCTCAGTGTGCCCGTCGTA ATGGGTTGGCTTCATGCGAACCTAGGCTGCGAGGCTATTGATGACAAGTCCCGGCTGGTAACTGTTCGAACGGTCGAGGAAATGAAACAAATTGCCTACTACTTGAAGTACAAGGCACACGCCGCCACCCATGCTGTCTTCTGGTGCGGCGGTCATCGCGGACGCCTGTCCAATCCGGACGATATTGATCACAAAACACTCTACGACTTCTACTGGCACAATGACGCCCTGCCCATGAACTATACCAACTTTGTGAAGAAGGAGCCACCAAAGACCCGCTTCGGCGATGGCTACTGCGTCTATATGGAGTTTACGGGCACAGAACTGGTCATGGGTGTGGAAAAGTGTGATAAGAAGTTGGCCTTCGTCTGTGAATGGGACCCAAATTTACCCACACCACCCAACCCATTCGCACCGAAACGCGACACCACTCTGTAG